The Clostridiales bacterium genome has a window encoding:
- a CDS encoding methylated-DNA--[protein]-cysteine S-methyltransferase, with translation MASNFFSKVYEIVSKIPKGKVTTYGQIALFLGDVRNARIVGWAMKAAPDYLNLPCHRVVNRFGEMAPEYAFGSKEIQRAMLASEGITFKDNGCVDIKKHLWRGPDGNI, from the coding sequence TCGAAAGTTTATGAAATAGTCTCTAAGATACCTAAAGGTAAAGTAACTACATACGGTCAGATTGCGTTATTTTTAGGCGATGTAAGAAATGCACGCATAGTAGGCTGGGCTATGAAAGCGGCGCCGGACTATCTTAATTTACCCTGCCACAGGGTAGTTAACAGATTCGGAGAAATGGCACCAGAATACGCATTTGGTTCAAAGGAAATTCAGAGGGCAATGCTGGCTTCGGAAGGGATTACTTTCAAGGATAATGGATGCGTAGATATAAAGAAACATTTATGGAGGGGACCGGATGGCAATATATAA